The Nitrospinota bacterium genome contains the following window.
CCTTGAAAAAGTCGAGTAACTTTTCTAAAGTTGATTTTAAATTCTTTCTCATTACCACCATATCTACCATACCATGCTCTAACAAAAATTCTGCCCTCTGAAAGCCCTCGGGAAGTTTCTGTTTAATCGTCTGTTCAATAACTCTTGGCCCTGCGAATCCAATCAAGGCTCCTGGCTCAGCAATATTGATATCCCCCAGCATGGCAAAGCTTGCTGTAACTCCGCCTGTTGTCGGATCGGCTAATATCGATATATAGGGTATCTTGGCATTGGAAAGTTTAGCTAATGCTGCGCTTGTTTTGGCCATCTGCATGAGAGAAAGAATACCCTCTTGCATTCTCGCTCCACCAGAACAAGAAATAATAATTAATGAAGATTTCTTCTTTAGTGCTCTTTCAATACTCCTTGTAATCTTCTCTCCTACTGCTGATGCCATGCTGCCCCCCAGAAATCCAAAATCTAAAACGCACAGCTGCACTAAAGAATTATTTAATTTCCCTTCGCCACATAAAACAGCTTCTTTTATACCGAGCTTCTTGATCGAATCCTTGATTCTGTCTTTATATTTCTTTGAATCCTTAAATTTAAGGGGATCGACAGAGGTCAAGCCTGAATCATATTCAGAAAAACTTCCATCGTCTAATAAGAGTAAAACCCAATCTCGAGCCCCTAATTTATAATGATGATTACACTTAGGACAAATATTTAAGTTATTGACAATATCTTTTTTATAAACAATCTCTTTACATTTTTCGCATTTAACCCATAACCCTTCGGGTATTTGAATTTTCTTTGTTCTAATCTTAACTTTTGGTTTTTTCAGCTTTTTAAGCCACTCCATTTCCAACCCTTATACACTAATTTCAGAATTTTTTAAAAAGACAGGCAAGGAAAAACACACCGTTATTTTTGAATAAGAAACTCTATTTTTTCTGCCTGTAAGCAACCTTATTCACGGCATTCAAATAGGCTTTAGTACTGGCCTCTATAACATCTGTACTCGCACCAACACCTGTAACGATCTCTCCATTAAACTGAACTTTTATAACAACTTCACCTAAAGCATCCTTTCCCCCTGTAACTGCTCTTATATTATAAGAAACAAGTTTTCCAGGTATTTTTGTTATGCGATCAATCGCCTGATAAGAAGCATCTACTGGTCCATCTCCTATAGCTGCATCTTGGTATATCTCATTATCCTTTTTCAATTTTACAGTAGCCGTAGGAACAGTCTGGTTGCCCGTGCTTGCCTGGATATAAATCAACTCGAAGGTCTGGGGAAAGGTCGCAATTTCGTCTTGAACGATAGTCTCTAAATCCTCATCGAATATCTCTTTTTTCATATCTGCCAGTCTTTTGAAGCGAATAAAGGCTTTTTCTAAATCATCAGGATGCAAATCAAAACCCAATTCCTTTAGTCGATTAGAAAACGCATGTCTTCCAGAGTGCTTCCCTAACACCAAATTGCTCTTAGTCAATCCGATAGATTCAGGAGTCATTATCTCATAGGTCGTT
Protein-coding sequences here:
- the accD gene encoding acetyl-CoA carboxylase, carboxyltransferase subunit beta, which gives rise to MEWLKKLKKPKVKIRTKKIQIPEGLWVKCEKCKEIVYKKDIVNNLNICPKCNHHYKLGARDWVLLLLDDGSFSEYDSGLTSVDPLKFKDSKKYKDRIKDSIKKLGIKEAVLCGEGKLNNSLVQLCVLDFGFLGGSMASAVGEKITRSIERALKKKSSLIIISCSGGARMQEGILSLMQMAKTSAALAKLSNAKIPYISILADPTTGGVTASFAMLGDINIAEPGALIGFAGPRVIEQTIKQKLPEGFQRAEFLLEHGMVDMVVMRKNLKSTLEKLLDFFKDE